A DNA window from Bombus huntii isolate Logan2020A chromosome 10, iyBomHunt1.1, whole genome shotgun sequence contains the following coding sequences:
- the LOC126870043 gene encoding EF-hand calcium-binding domain-containing protein 4B isoform X1: protein MDRNESANEGGSSPDTVIARSSSEEERNRFACSTSGEYVTVGDSSSSVDTVTSVGTTTNVATGDPPATDDKKKGRFGALKSSFRKEGGLFKIRRKNRQLDESAAEPELDVEEKETGRKRSSVEEEDDRKVVVGPSTVLKKKKKKSNSLVRKLSLNKFRLSTEQEPRHTPEGGDSSRSQSQSSQELSSLSDSPSKTARKGQEIERLGHRDGYEADEQPDTLYDVDREKGEPRKPEKPTEKPVSTVTVVQRKSPSLTIRSFSTKSQYDSQSSEKSPRLEARCSSTLPYALSKWAEQKPPKPTSTEPPRKSKLNTKSESESGIPKSSPREVRRKLSLLEEKRAIFQRRLFETTRDTDSGETVIAVTVDDDDKSPSVTEEEKREENQTKKKARHISVKKFDTFSTFEGTFDEETGVGYLAGIEEDYTESYDRQHDSYLATVGSMMADNAEKSKVVSQDSMSSQNNAPNAGLGDKREHLYKILVIGELGAGKTSIIKRYVHQFFSQHYRATIGVDFALKVLNWDPHTIIRLQLWDIAGQERFGNMTRVYYKEAVGAFIVFDVTRSATLDAVVKWKQDLDSKVQLPDGSQIPCVLLANKCDQQKEGLVNSPAKMDEYCKEKNFAGWFETSAKENINIEEAARFLVNKILQNDQMMKGNGSQDQTDGERFALNQTPTSSKKSCSC, encoded by the exons ATGGATCGTAACGAGAGCGCAAACGAGGGCGGAAGCTCGCCGGACACGGTGATCGCACGCTCCTCGTCCGAAGAGGAGCGGAACAGGTTCGCGTGTAGCACTTCCGGCGAATACGTGACCGTAGGTGACAGCAGCTCCAGCGTAGACACGGTCACGAGCGTTGGAACGACGACGAACGTGGCCACCGGTGACCCACCGGCCACAGACGATAAGAAAAAGGGAAGATTCGGAGCTTTGAAGAGCAGCTTCCGGAAGGAGGGAGGATTGTTCAAGATTAGGAGGAAGAACAGGCAGCTGGACGAATCGGCTGCCGAGCCTGAGCTGGATGTCGAGGAAAAAG AAACGGGTCGGAAGCGGAGTTCAGTGGAGGAGGAGGACGACCGCAAGGTCGTCGTTGGTCCATCGACGGtcttgaagaagaagaagaaaaagtcgAACTCGTTGGTGCGCAAACTGAGCCTGAACAAATTTCGTCTGTCGACGGAGCAGGAGCCGAGGCACACGCCCGAGGGTGGTGACAGCAGTCGATCACAGAGCCAATCGTCGCAGGAATTGTCTAGCCTCTCCGACAGCCCGTCGAAGACCGCGAGGAAGGGGCAAGAGATCGAGAGGCTTGGCCATCGCGACGGATACGAGGCCGACGAGCAGCCTGACACGTTATACGACGTGGACAGGGAGAAGGGAGAGCCGAGGAAACCGGAGAAACCGACGGAGAAACCGGTGAGCACGGTGACCGTAGTGCAGCGCAAGTCGCCGTCGTTAACCATCAGGAGCTTTTCCACGAAGAGTCAGTACG ATTCCCAATCCTCGGAGAAATCTCCTCGTCTGGAAGCTCGGTGCAGCTCGACGCTTCCCTATGCGCTTTCAAAATGGGCGGAGCAAAAGCCGCCGAAACCAACGTCGACCGAACCACCTAGAAAATCCAAATTGAACACGAAATCCGAGTCCGAGTCTGGAATACCAAAATCGTCCCCTCGCGAGGTTAGACGAAAATTGTCCTTATTGGAGGAGAAACGGGCGATTTTTCAGCGTCGTTTGTTCGAAACTACTCGTGACACGGATTCGGGCGAGACAGTGATCGCTGTTaccgtcgacgacgacgataaATCGCCGTCAGTGACGGAGGAGGAGAAACGAGAGGAAAATCAAACGAAGAAGAAGGCGAGGCATATCAGTGTGAAAAAGTTCGACACGTTCTCCACGTTCGAGGGTACGTTCGACGAGGAGACTGGAGTTGGCTATCTGGCTGGTATCGAGGAGGATTATACCGAGAGCTACGATAGACAGCACGATAGTTACCTGGCTACTGTGGGGTCGATGATGGCCGACAACGCGGAGAAGAGCAAGGTCGTCAGTCAGGATAGCATG TCGTCACAGAACAATGCGCCGAATGCCGGATTAGGCGATAAACGAGAACACTTGTATAAAATCCTGGTAATTGGCGAGCTGGGCGCTGGAAAGACGTCCATTATCAAGAGATACGTTCATCAATTCTTCTCGCAACATTATCGCGCGACGATTGGCGTTGACTTCGCACTGAAAGTGTTGAACTGGGACCCGCACACGATCATAAGGCTGCAGTTATGGGATATCGCAG GTCAAGAGAGGTTTGGCAACATGACGAGAGTGTATTACAAAGAAGCAGTGGGCGCGTTTATAGTATTCGACGTGACGAGAAGCGCGACCTTAGACGCAGTGGTGAAATGGAAACAAGATTTGGACTCGAAAGTGCAACTTCCTGACGGTTCACAGATACCTTGCGTCCTTCTTGCGAACAAATGCGACCAGCAGAAGGAGGGTCTAGTGAATTCACCGGCGAAAATGGACGAATACTGTAAAGAGAAGAATTTCGCCGGATGGTTCGAGACTTCGGCCAAGGAGAATATTAATATCGAGGAGGCTGCACGATTTCTTGTCAATAAA ATACTTCAGAACGACCAGATGATGAAAGGTAATGGCTCCCAGGATCAGACAGATGGCGAGCGGTTCGCATTGAATCAAACGCCAACGAGTTCAAAGAAATCCTGTTCCTGCTGA
- the LOC126870043 gene encoding EF-hand calcium-binding domain-containing protein 4B isoform X2 translates to MVNLKLWCARCSETGRKRSSVEEEDDRKVVVGPSTVLKKKKKKSNSLVRKLSLNKFRLSTEQEPRHTPEGGDSSRSQSQSSQELSSLSDSPSKTARKGQEIERLGHRDGYEADEQPDTLYDVDREKGEPRKPEKPTEKPVSTVTVVQRKSPSLTIRSFSTKSQYDSQSSEKSPRLEARCSSTLPYALSKWAEQKPPKPTSTEPPRKSKLNTKSESESGIPKSSPREVRRKLSLLEEKRAIFQRRLFETTRDTDSGETVIAVTVDDDDKSPSVTEEEKREENQTKKKARHISVKKFDTFSTFEGTFDEETGVGYLAGIEEDYTESYDRQHDSYLATVGSMMADNAEKSKVVSQDSMSSQNNAPNAGLGDKREHLYKILVIGELGAGKTSIIKRYVHQFFSQHYRATIGVDFALKVLNWDPHTIIRLQLWDIAGQERFGNMTRVYYKEAVGAFIVFDVTRSATLDAVVKWKQDLDSKVQLPDGSQIPCVLLANKCDQQKEGLVNSPAKMDEYCKEKNFAGWFETSAKENINIEEAARFLVNKILQNDQMMKGNGSQDQTDGERFALNQTPTSSKKSCSC, encoded by the exons AAACGGGTCGGAAGCGGAGTTCAGTGGAGGAGGAGGACGACCGCAAGGTCGTCGTTGGTCCATCGACGGtcttgaagaagaagaagaaaaagtcgAACTCGTTGGTGCGCAAACTGAGCCTGAACAAATTTCGTCTGTCGACGGAGCAGGAGCCGAGGCACACGCCCGAGGGTGGTGACAGCAGTCGATCACAGAGCCAATCGTCGCAGGAATTGTCTAGCCTCTCCGACAGCCCGTCGAAGACCGCGAGGAAGGGGCAAGAGATCGAGAGGCTTGGCCATCGCGACGGATACGAGGCCGACGAGCAGCCTGACACGTTATACGACGTGGACAGGGAGAAGGGAGAGCCGAGGAAACCGGAGAAACCGACGGAGAAACCGGTGAGCACGGTGACCGTAGTGCAGCGCAAGTCGCCGTCGTTAACCATCAGGAGCTTTTCCACGAAGAGTCAGTACG ATTCCCAATCCTCGGAGAAATCTCCTCGTCTGGAAGCTCGGTGCAGCTCGACGCTTCCCTATGCGCTTTCAAAATGGGCGGAGCAAAAGCCGCCGAAACCAACGTCGACCGAACCACCTAGAAAATCCAAATTGAACACGAAATCCGAGTCCGAGTCTGGAATACCAAAATCGTCCCCTCGCGAGGTTAGACGAAAATTGTCCTTATTGGAGGAGAAACGGGCGATTTTTCAGCGTCGTTTGTTCGAAACTACTCGTGACACGGATTCGGGCGAGACAGTGATCGCTGTTaccgtcgacgacgacgataaATCGCCGTCAGTGACGGAGGAGGAGAAACGAGAGGAAAATCAAACGAAGAAGAAGGCGAGGCATATCAGTGTGAAAAAGTTCGACACGTTCTCCACGTTCGAGGGTACGTTCGACGAGGAGACTGGAGTTGGCTATCTGGCTGGTATCGAGGAGGATTATACCGAGAGCTACGATAGACAGCACGATAGTTACCTGGCTACTGTGGGGTCGATGATGGCCGACAACGCGGAGAAGAGCAAGGTCGTCAGTCAGGATAGCATG TCGTCACAGAACAATGCGCCGAATGCCGGATTAGGCGATAAACGAGAACACTTGTATAAAATCCTGGTAATTGGCGAGCTGGGCGCTGGAAAGACGTCCATTATCAAGAGATACGTTCATCAATTCTTCTCGCAACATTATCGCGCGACGATTGGCGTTGACTTCGCACTGAAAGTGTTGAACTGGGACCCGCACACGATCATAAGGCTGCAGTTATGGGATATCGCAG GTCAAGAGAGGTTTGGCAACATGACGAGAGTGTATTACAAAGAAGCAGTGGGCGCGTTTATAGTATTCGACGTGACGAGAAGCGCGACCTTAGACGCAGTGGTGAAATGGAAACAAGATTTGGACTCGAAAGTGCAACTTCCTGACGGTTCACAGATACCTTGCGTCCTTCTTGCGAACAAATGCGACCAGCAGAAGGAGGGTCTAGTGAATTCACCGGCGAAAATGGACGAATACTGTAAAGAGAAGAATTTCGCCGGATGGTTCGAGACTTCGGCCAAGGAGAATATTAATATCGAGGAGGCTGCACGATTTCTTGTCAATAAA ATACTTCAGAACGACCAGATGATGAAAGGTAATGGCTCCCAGGATCAGACAGATGGCGAGCGGTTCGCATTGAATCAAACGCCAACGAGTTCAAAGAAATCCTGTTCCTGCTGA